The nucleotide sequence GGGAACCTCAAAAGCAATAATAAGGAGAGTGTTTATTAATAATTCTATTTCAATTAGCTCCTCCTTGAGAGGGGTTGGGGATTATTATTCTCCACACAATTCTCTCTTAGGTTTTAAGAATAGCAACATCAGTACAATGGCTATTAAGATAATCACCGAGAGTTTGCTAAAATCAGCTCCTAAGTTACCCGCATCGGTAGAAGTACCAAGCATTAAGGTAACAGCATAGCCCGAAAATACGCCTCCCATATTCATAATGCCATAAGCCGTAGCGCGTTGCTGTTGTGGAATAATTTGGCATAAGATAGGCATATTGTTGGTATCAAACATTCCGTAACCAATACCAAAAAGCAAGGTTGCCCCTATCATTGCTACATACGACTCTCCAAAGCCTATGAGTATCAAGGCAGGAATGGTAAGCCCTAAACCAATAGTACTAGTATAGATGCGCGCCTTGATATTTGTCTGTACCCAGCGGTCGGACAATGTACCTCCTATGAGCACGCCTAAGAAAGAAGATATAGCGATAGAAATTGTTGCTATAGGTCCTGCGGTAGCCATCGGTACATTTAAGTTGGTTGCAAAGAGCGTAGGCAACCAGTTCTTAGTTCCCCAGCCTGGAAAGCTCGATGCCATAAAGTAGAACAAGAGTATCCAGAAAGAGAAAGTGCCAAACACAAGGGCAAGCGACGACAACAATGAGTTTTTCGGTGCTGATGTTGTTTGTGTAGTTGCTTGTGGTTTACGCTCTATATCAAAGAGAGTAAATACCAAGAAAAAAGCATACACTATCCCTACCATACCAAACCAGTGAAACACAGTATGCCAAGTATAGTTAGAGGCAATAGTAGCACCAAAGCCTCCTAAGGCTTGTCCTGCATAAAGCCCCGACATATGAATACCTATAGCCAAAGAGCGTGTTTTTGAAGTATGGTAATCGGCTATCATAGAAAGAGCAGTAGCTAAGTAAAGCGCCTCACTGAGTCCCATTAAGGCACGTAGCCAATACACCTGATTAAAGGTTGTCGCATAACCCATACCATAAGTTACTGCCGACCATACAAACAGGCTTCCTACAATCATCCACTTGCGATTCACGCGGTCGGCAATAATACCAGCCACAGGGCTCATCAATCCGTAGATAAGAAGGAACACTCCCATCAACCTACCAAAGTTTTCTCCCACAGCAAGCTCTTTGATGTCCATTTTCATCGACTCCTGCATCGTGGAGAGCATTTGTCGATCTAAATAATTGAGTAGTGCCACCACCCATAGCAATGCCACTACTATCCAAGGGTATATTTTACTGTTTTTCATAGTATCAATTGTTATATTAGTTTGTTAAAGAGCCTCCCTACGGTCGGGAAATCTAACAGATTAACAAAAGTTTGTTTGATTTTGTTTTTTTGATTGATTTCTGAGGCATAGCCTCACCCTTTAAGTAAGTATATACTATTTTACCACAACTTTAAAAGTTTTATTACTACGTACACCGGGTTTTAGTTCTCCTTGCACGAGGTAAAACTCATCTGGAGAACCTACTAAGGTAGCACCTGCTCGAGCAAAATCAGTTTGTGTATCGAGCACCGACCACTCTTGCGTGTGAGTATCGAACAGATAACACTCTTTATTGAAACGATAGTACTCAATAGGCTGTGTCATATAATGCAACATATAGTCGTAGTTTTTCTGCTTGCGTGTCTCATCAGTGAGGGTAGTATCTCGACCTATGTCATAGAGGTCGGTGATGGTTTTTAAGAAAAGTGTTGCATTTACACCTCCAAAACAAGCAATATAGCGGTTATCAATAGCCAAAGCTGTAGCTCCTGTGAGCGAAAATGGCACTTTATCAGGACTTCCTTGTGTAGCTACTTTTTGCCATTGCTGTTGTTGCACACTATACCTCCACACAGCAGTAGAGAGGGCAGGCACGCGGGTAGTATCCCCTCCGAAAAAGCCTCCTAACAAGAATAAGTGTGTATCACCCTCTTGTTCCATCGCTACTAATACAGGTTGTACACTGGGCTCTTCGGGGAAATCAGGCAAGCGATGCCACTCTTTATCAGTAGCAGTATCGATATAATACAGTTTGTTAGAGGGCTTTCCCGAAGCACTACCTCCTGCTACAAACACCTTGCTACCTATGCTCGCTCCTGCAAAGTTGTCGAGTGGTTCAGGCAAAGAAGGAAAAGAAGTAAGTGTAATGCCTTTTTCTTTTGAATACTGCACCTTATAGCAATTAGCTAAAGAGTGTGTAGCCGTTTGTCCTCCTATCCACAGATAGCCAGCAGGAATCGCTACCGATACCCCATAAGCTGCTGCCTCAGGAAGCTTGCCCACTGTTTGCCATTCGTTTTGTGTTTTATTGAAGTGAAGTATTTCATCGTAAAACACTTTCTTTCCGCCTTCAAAACCCAATTTATCAGGGAAGTTACACCCTCCTGCTACCAATAATTCACCATTGAGCAGGGCAGCATAAGAAGCCGAAACGCCTTTCTGCAAATCGCCTTCCAAGCCTTGGGTGGTAAGTGTTGTAATATTAATTTTCATAGGTTGTTCTTTTTGGGTTTCTGTACAAGCCGTCAGAGATAAAACGAATAGAGCAGACTTTGCCAAAGGTGCGAGCCGCACGGGCAGGAAACTTTGGCAAAGTAGCTTAGACTTTGTCAAAGTTTTTCTGTTCATTATTTGTTTTTTATCATTAACCATTAACAATTAACCATTAATCATTGCAATTGTTTTCCACACTTGATATAAGCCACGTGGTACGTGGAAACAGCCTTTCCATTTACCGCCTTTGAGGTCTAAAAGCACTTCGCCTTGGCGATTGAGGTACCCCCACCATTCGCGGTGTTTAGGGTCTTTAAAATGTTCCCAAGTGTAATGATGCACTTTCTCAAACCACTGCAAGCACTCTTTATTACCAGTGAGTTGATATCCTTTTATCAGCGAAATAAGCGTTTCTATATGTACCCACCACAGTTTCTGATCCCATTCTAATTGTTGGGGCGGACAGCCTTTTCTATCCATAAAGTAGTAGATACCGCCATACTGTTTATCCCAACCGTAGTCAATCATTTTTAGGGTAGTTTGCACCGCCTTTTCGATAAGCTCAGGACGATTGAGACGTTTGCCTAAGTCCATTATAAACCACATTGCCTCAATGGCGTGACCGGGGGTAAGCTGACGACCTTCAAAAGTATCAGATAGCGAACCATCAGCATTTACATTTTCTACTACGATGCCACCCAGTTCAGGGCGTAAAAATACGTCCATTACTTCGTGAATACAAGTATCCATCGTTTTCTCGATGAAAGCCTCGTCCAATAAGGGTTCTATCTCCAATGCCAAATTACAGAGAATCATAGGCAAGGCAAAGTTTTTAAGCGAACGAGTGCCTGGGTAGGCTTTGCTCCATTTCCCCTTAGGATTATCTTGTTTAGAAAGGATAATATCAAAAGTGCGTTTGGCTATATCGGCATATTCCTGATTGCCTGTGGCAATGCTCAACTGACCGAAAGCCATCGTAGCAAAGGTATAAGAGAAAATATTATATGGTTCCACAAGAGGGTTACCTTGTCGGTCTAATGAAAAATACCAGTTTAGGTTTCCGTCGTGTCCGTATTTTTTGAGGAACTCTGCTCCTTGTATAGCGCAATCCAACCATTCTTGTCGTTTTTCTACACGGTTATAAAGCATTGCAAAGAACCATACTTCACGCCCTTGTAACCAAATAAACTTATCGGTATCAAATACATTTCCTTGGCGGTCAAGACAAGTAAAATAACCACCATATTCTTTGTCTTGCGATTTCTCTAACCAAAACGGAATCACGTTTTGTAACAATTCATCGCGATATTGTTTTTCTAATTGTTTAAAATCCATTATTAAAATAGTATCTTAGTTCTAATTGCGATTTAGTTTCTATTCTTCTTTAATCGACGGGGCAAAATAACAAATAAAAAATGATATGACCAAATATTTAATAAAGTTTTTTTATATATAAATTTTATGAAATGTTGATTTTAGTTATAATAAACTGATTTACATATATATTTGAATTGAATAGAAAATATTACATTTTCGTATTATTTCGAAAAAACAACTATAAACAATCTTTTTATTTTCTATTTCATTCAAAAATCTATCATAAAGAATAATTTAAAATATTTTATTTTACAAATTCTACATAGTATAAAAACTACAATAATAAAACTTTTAATTAATAACAGCCTATTAATTTATTCGAAATAGAAAATAAGGCGCATAATAATAAAATAGAAAGGTTATATTAATATGTATAAAGCAAAGCAAACAGCTTCGTACTATAATTTATTTCCAAGAATAAATCCATCATTTTCCTATTGCAAAAGAGTCTCTCCCTTTTTTATTAC is from Capnocytophaga ochracea DSM 7271 and encodes:
- a CDS encoding MFS transporter → MKNSKIYPWIVVALLWVVALLNYLDRQMLSTMQESMKMDIKELAVGENFGRLMGVFLLIYGLMSPVAGIIADRVNRKWMIVGSLFVWSAVTYGMGYATTFNQVYWLRALMGLSEALYLATALSMIADYHTSKTRSLAIGIHMSGLYAGQALGGFGATIASNYTWHTVFHWFGMVGIVYAFFLVFTLFDIERKPQATTQTTSAPKNSLLSSLALVFGTFSFWILLFYFMASSFPGWGTKNWLPTLFATNLNVPMATAGPIATISIAISSFLGVLIGGTLSDRWVQTNIKARIYTSTIGLGLTIPALILIGFGESYVAMIGATLLFGIGYGMFDTNNMPILCQIIPQQQRATAYGIMNMGGVFSGYAVTLMLGTSTDAGNLGADFSKLSVIILIAIVLMLLFLKPKRELCGE
- a CDS encoding AGE family epimerase/isomerase, with the translated sequence MDFKQLEKQYRDELLQNVIPFWLEKSQDKEYGGYFTCLDRQGNVFDTDKFIWLQGREVWFFAMLYNRVEKRQEWLDCAIQGAEFLKKYGHDGNLNWYFSLDRQGNPLVEPYNIFSYTFATMAFGQLSIATGNQEYADIAKRTFDIILSKQDNPKGKWSKAYPGTRSLKNFALPMILCNLALEIEPLLDEAFIEKTMDTCIHEVMDVFLRPELGGIVVENVNADGSLSDTFEGRQLTPGHAIEAMWFIMDLGKRLNRPELIEKAVQTTLKMIDYGWDKQYGGIYYFMDRKGCPPQQLEWDQKLWWVHIETLISLIKGYQLTGNKECLQWFEKVHHYTWEHFKDPKHREWWGYLNRQGEVLLDLKGGKWKGCFHVPRGLYQVWKTIAMING
- a CDS encoding cyclically-permuted mutarotase family protein, whose amino-acid sequence is MVNDKKQIMNRKTLTKSKLLCQSFLPVRLAPLAKSALFVLSLTACTETQKEQPMKINITTLTTQGLEGDLQKGVSASYAALLNGELLVAGGCNFPDKLGFEGGKKVFYDEILHFNKTQNEWQTVGKLPEAAAYGVSVAIPAGYLWIGGQTATHSLANCYKVQYSKEKGITLTSFPSLPEPLDNFAGASIGSKVFVAGGSASGKPSNKLYYIDTATDKEWHRLPDFPEEPSVQPVLVAMEQEGDTHLFLLGGFFGGDTTRVPALSTAVWRYSVQQQQWQKVATQGSPDKVPFSLTGATALAIDNRYIACFGGVNATLFLKTITDLYDIGRDTTLTDETRKQKNYDYMLHYMTQPIEYYRFNKECYLFDTHTQEWSVLDTQTDFARAGATLVGSPDEFYLVQGELKPGVRSNKTFKVVVK